The Ranitomeya variabilis isolate aRanVar5 chromosome 7, aRanVar5.hap1, whole genome shotgun sequence genome includes a window with the following:
- the LOC143785096 gene encoding guanylate-binding protein 3-like: MISVHKRQKPTAKTLEMDLPVCLIENTADGKFHVNPEATDILSEISQPVVVVAIVGLYRTGKSYLMNKLAGSQKGFDLGATVQAQTKGIWMRCLPHPTMEGHTLVLLDTEGLGDVEKGDKKNDIGIFCLAVLLSSALVYNSKAVIDEDAIEKLHYVGELADLIKVKSKDNDDDEAEYSRFFPSFIWAVRDVTLKLEFNGRPITEDEYLENALKLKKIENMEESTEKIENHNRYRDCIRMYFKTRKCFMLDLPTGDKEVLQNMDEVSEDQLSPVFVTKTNIFCDYIYKNADVKYMDNVHKVTGETLANMVVMFTKAISSSNVVCMADEVANITVAENTKAVREATQHYENTMKAKVKFPTETHDQIIKLSEECEKEALSIFMKRSFKDKDHQFQKQYLEIMEEKKNEFFKKNDMASRAHCEKLIKTLSEDLRNSVEQGSYAILGGYQMFKEKMERIDEQYKNEPGKGTKADDVLKEFKESQELIAVSIRMNDKALSDQQKKAEEEKVSKEKEELQRKIEESQRLEENKKMEHQRKILEENFKEALEKEKRKRLLLLEQLQATTKDKERERDMYRSQGYEEHARMYQEQVNDLRQEQEDIKLLNCLPTVISALSTIAIMVSPVYGGIASVVISSLAQAFLG, from the exons AGATGGATCTTCCAGTTTGTCTGATTGAAAATACAGCAGATGGAAAATTTCATGTTAACCCTGAAGCCACCGACATCTTGTCTGAGATCTCCCAGCCGGTGGTGGTAGTGGCCATTGTGGGTCTGTATCGGACAGGGAAGTCCTACCTGATGAACAAGCTGGCCGGATCTCAGAAAG GCTTCGATTTAGGAGCAACTGTACAAGCTCAGACCAAGGGCATCTGGATGCGATGTCTCCCTCATCCCACCATGGAAGGTCACACTCTGGTCCTGCTGGACACCGAGGGACTGGGAGATGTGGAGAAG GGAGACAAGAAGAATGACATAGGGATCTTCTGCCTGGCCGTCCTGCTGAGCAGCGCCCTGGTCTACAACAGCAAAGCCGTCATTGATGAAGATGCCATCGAGAAGCTTCA CTATGTGGGAGAACTGGCAGATCTAATTAAAGTAAAGTCTaaagacaatgatgatgatgaagcCGAGTATTCCAGATTCTTCCCCAGCTTCATATGGGCTGTGAGAGACGTCACTTTAAAACTGGAGTTTAATGGCAGGCCGATCACCGAAGATGAATACTTGGAAAATGCCCTAAAGTTGAAGAAAA TTGAAAACATGGAGGAAAGCACGGAGAAGATCGAGAACCACAACAGGTATAGGGACTGCATCCGCATGTATTTCAAGACTCGCAAGTGCTTCATGTTAGACCTTCCAACTGGGGATAAGGAGGTCCTCCAGAACATGGATGAGGTGTCTGAGGATCAGCTGAGTCCTGTGTTTGTGACCAAGACTAATATATTCTGTGACTACATTTATAAAAATGCTGACGTCAAGTACATGGATAATGTGCACAAAGTCACAGGGGAAA CTCTCGCCAACATGGTCGTGATGTTCACCAAAGCCATAAGCTCATCTAATGTTGTCTGCATGGCGGACGAGGTAGCCAATATAACAGTGGCGGAAAACACAAAAGCGGTGAGGGAGGCAACACAACACTATGAAAACACGATGAAAGCAAAAGTCAAGTTTCCTACGGAGACTCATGACCAAATCATAAAACTAAGCGAAGAGTGTGAGAAGGAGGCACTAAGCATATTCATGAAAAGATCCTTCAAGGACAAGGATCACCAGTTCCAAAAGCAGTATTTG GAAATCatggaggagaaaaaaaatgaatttttcaaAAAGAATGACATGGCGTCTCGTGCTCATTGTGAGAAGTTGATCAAAACACTTTCCGAAGATCTTAGGAATTCAGTAGAACAAGGGTCATATGCAATATTGGGCGGGTACCAGATGTTTAAAGAGAAAATGGAGCGCATTGATGAACAATACAAAAATGAGCCAGGAAAGGGCACAAAG GCCGATGATGTTCTTAAGGAGTTTAAGGAGAGCCAGGAGCTGATTGCTGTCAGCATCAGGATGAACGATAAAGCTCTTAGTGATCAGCAAAAGAAAGCAGAAG AAGAAAAAGTGAGCAAAGAAAAAGAGGAGCTGCAACGAAAAATAGAAGAAAGTCAACGATTAGAGGAGAATAAAAAGATGGAGCATCAAAGGAAGATCCTGGAGGAGAACTTCAAAGAAGCTTTAGAAAAGGAGAAAAGAAAGAGGCTCCTCCTTCTGGAACAGCTCCAGGCGACCACAAAGGACAAGGAAAGG GAGCGGGACATGTACAGGTCGCAGGGGTATGAAGAACACGCCAGGATGTACCAGGAACAGGTCAATGACTTGAGACAAGAGCAAGAAGACATAAAACTCCTTAACTGTCTGCCTACCGTAATATCTGCGCTCAGCACCATCGCTATCATGGTCTCACCAGTATATGGCGGTATCGCGAGCGTCGTCATTTCATCATTGGCACAAGCATTTCTAGGTTGA